A single window of Undibacterium sp. 5I1 DNA harbors:
- the leuS gene encoding leucine--tRNA ligase: MQEKYSSVYKPADIEQSAQSHWKKIDAYKAVENDPRFPKGKYYACSMLPYPSGKLHMGHVRNYTINDMLARQLRMNGYNVLMPMGWDAFGLPAENAAIKNKVPPAKWTYDNIAYMKTQMQAMGLAIDWSREVATCSPEYYKWNQWLFLKMLEAGICERRTQVVNWDPIDQTVLANEQVIDGRGWRSGALVEKREIPGYYLNITDYAEELLSAVANPEDPNYLSGWPERVRLMQENWIGKSEGVRFAFTHDIKDATGALIQDGKMYVFTTRADTIMGVTFCAVAPEHPLAIHAAASNPGLAAFIEECKKGGTTEAEVAVREKEGQPTGLFVTHPLTGAQVEVWVGNYVLMSYGDGAVMGVPAHDERDFIFAKKYNLPIKQVVAVEGETYSTDAWAEWYGDKQRGLTINSGDSNVDLNGLTCRQAVSKVAELMSAKELGEKKTTWRLRDWGISRQRYWGTPIPIIHCDACGVVPVPEKDLPVVLPEDCIPDGSGNPLNKRLDFLHVDCPSCGKPAKRETDTMDTFVDSSWYFMRYCDASNDQAMVAEGSKYWMPMDQYIGGIEHAILHLLYARFWTKVMRDLKLIDAHEPFAKLLTQGMVLKGAFFQKPEGAGKNYFWEEEVNVITNEQGQITGGTLKSDGSALEYEMTTMSKSKSNGVDPQELINQYGADTARLFVMFASPPEQTLEWNDSGVEGAHRFLRRVWTFGFKNAELLRPASSVSTDLSTDLSSNLCADSKALRREVHMILRQVSYDYERMQYNTVVSGAMKLLNTIEAFKQEGAGHAAVLSEAFGVLLRVLYPACPHLTHVLWEELGYAASFTDILNTPWPQVDEAALVQTEIEMMIQVNGKLRGSITVAKDADKATIEALALANESVQRFVEGTPKKIIIVPGKLVNIVP, from the coding sequence ATGCAAGAAAAATACAGCTCAGTTTATAAACCAGCCGACATTGAGCAATCTGCGCAATCCCATTGGAAAAAAATAGACGCTTACAAAGCGGTGGAGAACGATCCACGCTTCCCAAAAGGGAAGTACTACGCTTGTTCTATGCTGCCTTATCCATCAGGTAAATTGCACATGGGGCACGTGCGCAATTACACGATCAACGACATGCTGGCGCGTCAATTGCGCATGAATGGTTACAACGTTCTGATGCCGATGGGCTGGGATGCTTTTGGTTTGCCGGCAGAGAACGCTGCAATCAAAAACAAGGTGCCGCCTGCCAAATGGACTTACGATAATATCGCCTATATGAAGACCCAGATGCAAGCTATGGGTCTGGCGATTGACTGGTCACGCGAAGTAGCGACTTGCTCGCCTGAATATTACAAATGGAATCAATGGTTGTTCCTGAAAATGCTGGAAGCTGGCATTTGCGAACGCCGTACGCAAGTAGTGAACTGGGATCCGATTGACCAGACCGTGCTTGCAAATGAGCAGGTGATCGACGGGCGCGGCTGGCGCTCCGGTGCTCTGGTCGAGAAGCGCGAAATTCCAGGCTACTACCTGAACATCACCGACTACGCGGAAGAATTGCTGTCTGCAGTCGCCAATCCGGAAGATCCGAATTACCTGTCCGGCTGGCCAGAGCGCGTGCGCCTGATGCAGGAAAACTGGATAGGTAAATCCGAAGGTGTACGTTTTGCCTTCACACATGACATCAAGGACGCCACCGGCGCATTGATTCAGGACGGCAAGATGTACGTGTTTACGACCCGTGCCGATACCATCATGGGCGTGACCTTTTGTGCGGTGGCACCGGAACATCCGTTGGCAATTCATGCTGCTGCCAGTAATCCGGGACTCGCTGCCTTCATCGAAGAATGCAAAAAAGGCGGTACGACCGAAGCAGAAGTTGCAGTGCGTGAAAAAGAAGGGCAGCCAACGGGACTGTTCGTCACGCATCCGTTGACAGGCGCGCAAGTTGAAGTTTGGGTCGGTAACTATGTGTTGATGAGTTACGGCGATGGCGCGGTCATGGGCGTGCCTGCGCATGACGAGCGGGACTTTATTTTTGCGAAAAAATATAATCTGCCGATTAAACAAGTAGTCGCTGTAGAAGGTGAAACCTACTCCACCGATGCATGGGCAGAATGGTATGGCGACAAGCAACGTGGCTTGACCATTAATAGCGGAGACTCTAACGTTGACCTAAATGGATTGACCTGTAGACAGGCGGTCAGCAAGGTCGCCGAATTAATGTCAGCCAAAGAATTAGGCGAAAAGAAAACTACCTGGCGTTTGCGCGATTGGGGCATCAGCCGCCAGCGTTATTGGGGCACGCCTATCCCTATTATCCATTGCGATGCTTGTGGTGTGGTGCCAGTGCCGGAAAAAGATTTACCCGTTGTGTTACCAGAAGATTGCATTCCTGATGGCTCAGGCAATCCGCTAAATAAACGCTTAGATTTTTTGCATGTTGATTGCCCAAGTTGCGGCAAGCCAGCTAAACGAGAAACGGACACCATGGATACCTTCGTTGATAGTTCCTGGTATTTCATGCGTTATTGCGACGCGAGTAACGACCAGGCCATGGTTGCGGAAGGTAGTAAATACTGGATGCCGATGGATCAATACATCGGCGGTATCGAACATGCGATTTTGCATTTGCTGTATGCGCGCTTCTGGACCAAGGTCATGCGTGATCTGAAGTTGATCGATGCGCACGAACCGTTCGCCAAATTGCTGACGCAAGGCATGGTCTTGAAGGGCGCGTTTTTCCAAAAACCGGAAGGCGCAGGCAAGAATTATTTCTGGGAAGAAGAAGTCAACGTCATCACCAATGAGCAAGGTCAGATCACCGGCGGAACCTTGAAGTCGGATGGGTCAGCACTCGAATACGAGATGACTACCATGTCTAAATCCAAGAGTAATGGTGTCGATCCGCAAGAACTCATTAATCAATACGGTGCAGATACAGCACGTTTGTTTGTGATGTTTGCCTCGCCACCTGAGCAGACTTTGGAGTGGAACGACTCTGGTGTTGAGGGTGCGCATCGCTTCTTGCGCCGGGTCTGGACTTTCGGTTTTAAAAATGCTGAGTTATTGCGCCCTGCAAGTTCAGTCAGTACTGACTTAAGTACTGACTTAAGTTCGAACTTATGTGCCGACAGCAAAGCGCTACGCCGCGAAGTACATATGATTTTGCGCCAGGTAAGCTATGACTACGAACGTATGCAATACAACACGGTCGTGTCCGGCGCGATGAAATTATTGAATACGATCGAAGCCTTTAAGCAAGAAGGTGCTGGTCATGCAGCGGTTTTGAGTGAAGCCTTTGGTGTCTTGTTGCGTGTTTTATATCCGGCATGCCCGCACTTGACCCATGTCTTGTGGGAAGAGTTGGGTTATGCCGCTTCTTTCACCGATATTCTCAATACCCCTTGGCCCCAAGTCGACGAAGCGGCTTTGGTACAAACAGAAATCGAAATGATGATCCAGGTCAACGGCAAGCTACGCGGTAGTATCACGGTAGCCAAAGATGCGGATAAAGCGACGATAGAAGCTTTAGCCTTGGCGAATGAGAGTGTGCAACGTTTTGTTGAGGGTACGCCGAAAAAGATCATTATCGTACCGGGTAAATTAGTCAATATCGTTCCTTAA
- the lptE gene encoding LPS assembly lipoprotein LptE: MIVNSKAGDMRNEKDSTTRSDWMRKLLTFFSIASVAVILSACGFALRGPVTFPFSSIYISLPDTSPLGGELRRNIRANGNTVIFNDVRSADVALEVLAETREKVILSLNSQGRAREYNLLYTFKFRVRDKAGKELLEPTSIPLKRNITFNESAVLAKESEEALLYRDMQSDLVQQIMRRLAVLKME, translated from the coding sequence ATGATCGTTAATTCGAAAGCGGGCGATATGCGTAATGAGAAAGACTCTACAACAAGGTCTGATTGGATGCGGAAATTGCTAACCTTTTTCAGCATCGCGTCAGTTGCTGTAATTTTGTCCGCCTGCGGCTTTGCGTTGCGTGGTCCGGTGACTTTTCCGTTCTCTAGTATTTATATTAGCTTGCCAGATACCTCACCGCTTGGTGGTGAGTTGCGGCGGAATATTCGGGCCAATGGCAATACCGTGATTTTTAACGATGTCAGAAGCGCCGATGTGGCATTAGAAGTTTTGGCAGAAACACGCGAGAAAGTGATCTTGTCTTTAAATAGCCAAGGTCGTGCACGTGAATACAATTTGTTGTACACATTTAAATTCCGTGTGCGCGACAAGGCTGGTAAAGAGTTGTTAGAGCCAACCAGCATCCCACTCAAGCGCAATATCACGTTCAACGAATCTGCAGTCTTGGCGAAAGAGTCTGAAGAAGCTCTGTTATACCGTGATATGCAAAGCGATCTGGTGCAGCAAATCATGCGTCGCCTAGCTGTACTGAAGATGGAATAG
- the holA gene encoding DNA polymerase III subunit delta, whose product MQLRFDAIDAHLTKSLASLYVITSDEHLLALETADKIRRVAKTQGFLEREILTVERSFKWGALLSVNQSQSLFGDKKLIDLRIPTGKPGKDGGAALQEYVKHLSPDNLTLITLPKLDWATQKAAWVTSLQQAAVYIDIPMVERAQLPNWISLRLSAQGQSADRLSLDFIADRVEGNLLAAHQEIQKLALLHPQGKLSFEQIHDAVLNVARYDVFKVNEAMLAGNAARLVRMLEGLKGEGEALPLVLWAVAEEIRTLLKIKSGMAQGKSLGMLLKEFRIWGAREKLMEPALRRVSLATLEAALQEAAQVDKMVKGLRAKAFAGDAWDALLQLGLRVARA is encoded by the coding sequence ATGCAATTGCGCTTTGATGCAATCGATGCTCACCTGACTAAATCACTGGCGTCTTTGTACGTCATCACCAGTGACGAGCATTTGTTGGCATTAGAAACCGCGGACAAAATCCGTCGTGTCGCTAAAACACAAGGATTTCTGGAAAGAGAAATTTTAACTGTAGAGCGTAGTTTTAAATGGGGCGCTCTGCTGTCAGTGAATCAATCACAATCCTTGTTCGGCGATAAAAAGCTGATTGATTTGCGCATACCCACCGGCAAGCCAGGCAAAGACGGCGGCGCTGCACTACAAGAATATGTCAAGCATCTATCTCCCGATAATCTGACCCTGATTACCTTGCCAAAACTCGACTGGGCGACGCAAAAGGCTGCCTGGGTGACGAGCTTGCAGCAGGCGGCGGTGTATATCGACATCCCGATGGTGGAACGGGCACAACTGCCTAATTGGATCTCCTTGCGTTTATCTGCACAAGGGCAAAGCGCTGATCGGCTTAGTCTGGACTTTATCGCGGACAGAGTAGAAGGTAACTTGCTCGCCGCACATCAAGAGATTCAAAAACTCGCTTTGTTGCACCCCCAAGGCAAACTTAGTTTTGAGCAAATACACGACGCTGTTTTAAACGTCGCGCGCTACGATGTGTTTAAAGTCAACGAAGCCATGTTGGCTGGCAACGCCGCCAGACTGGTGCGCATGCTAGAAGGTCTGAAGGGCGAGGGCGAGGCCTTGCCGCTGGTACTATGGGCAGTTGCCGAAGAGATCCGGACTTTGCTTAAAATCAAGTCTGGTATGGCACAAGGCAAGTCGCTTGGCATGCTGCTGAAGGAATTTCGTATCTGGGGCGCGCGTGAAAAATTGATGGAGCCTGCGCTACGCCGGGTGAGTTTGGCGACCTTAGAGGCGGCACTGCAAGAGGCAGCGCAAGTCGATAAGATGGTCAAAGGTTTACGCGCCAAGGCATTTGCCGGTGACGCCTGGGATGCCTTGCTGCAATTAGGTCTACGTGTTGCCCGCGCATAG
- a CDS encoding glutamate-5-semialdehyde dehydrogenase, producing MDIKTYMKDLGIRARKASRAMAKANTAAKNQALLLIAAAIRRDAAILRGANELDLAAARTNGMEAAMLDRLTLSDKAIASMAEGLEQIVSLSDPIGEISNMKFRPTGIQVGQMRVPLGVIGIIYEARPNVTVDAAGLCIKSGNATILRGGSEAIHCNQALAQLVKEGLAGAGLPSDAVQVVETIDRAAVGELITMPDYVDVIVPRGGKGLIERLMRESKVPMIKHLDGICHVYIDDKADMQKALDIAFNAKCHRYGTCNTMETLLVAQAIAAQVLPALAKLYASKQVELRCDPAAAAILSDYPHLAAANEEDWSTEYLAAILAVKVVKDMDEAIEHINHYSSQHTESIVTEDYTRAIRFLREVDSASVMVNASTRFADGFEYGLGAEIGISNDKLHARGPVGLEGLTSLKYVVFGNGEVRQ from the coding sequence ATGGATATCAAAACCTACATGAAAGACCTTGGCATACGCGCTCGTAAAGCGTCGCGCGCCATGGCAAAAGCAAATACGGCTGCAAAGAATCAGGCGTTGTTATTGATTGCCGCGGCGATCCGGCGCGACGCAGCGATTTTGCGCGGAGCCAATGAGTTAGATCTTGCTGCCGCCCGCACAAATGGGATGGAAGCGGCGATGCTAGATCGTCTGACCTTATCCGACAAAGCCATCGCCAGCATGGCGGAGGGACTGGAGCAAATCGTCAGTCTGTCAGACCCGATAGGCGAAATCTCGAATATGAAATTCCGCCCGACTGGGATTCAGGTTGGTCAGATGCGCGTGCCGTTGGGCGTGATTGGTATTATTTATGAAGCCAGACCAAACGTTACAGTCGACGCGGCAGGCTTATGCATTAAAAGTGGTAATGCCACAATTTTGCGCGGCGGTTCTGAGGCAATTCACTGCAATCAGGCACTTGCACAATTGGTCAAAGAAGGTTTAGCCGGTGCTGGTTTGCCATCCGACGCCGTTCAGGTAGTTGAGACTATCGACCGTGCTGCGGTGGGCGAGCTGATCACCATGCCAGATTATGTTGATGTTATCGTCCCGCGCGGTGGCAAAGGTTTGATCGAGCGCTTAATGCGTGAATCCAAAGTGCCAATGATCAAACATCTGGACGGCATTTGCCATGTGTATATCGACGATAAAGCAGATATGCAAAAGGCGCTGGATATTGCGTTCAACGCTAAATGTCATCGCTATGGCACCTGCAATACGATGGAAACCTTATTGGTGGCGCAAGCTATTGCAGCGCAGGTATTGCCCGCCTTAGCCAAACTCTACGCCAGCAAACAAGTCGAATTACGTTGCGACCCTGCTGCCGCAGCAATACTCAGCGACTATCCTCATTTGGCGGCTGCGAATGAAGAGGACTGGAGCACAGAATATCTGGCAGCGATTCTTGCTGTTAAAGTAGTCAAAGATATGGATGAGGCGATTGAACACATCAATCACTATTCATCGCAACACACTGAGTCCATCGTGACGGAAGATTACACGCGCGCCATACGCTTTCTGCGTGAAGTTGATTCAGCCTCGGTCATGGTCAATGCATCGACCCGTTTTGCAGATGGCTTTGAATATGGCTTAGGTGCAGAAATCGGCATCTCTAACGATAAACTACATGCACGTGGACCAGTTGGATTAGAAGGTCTGACTTCACTTAAGTATGTGGTATTTGGTAACGGCGAAGTTCGTCAATAA
- a CDS encoding CopD family protein: MLWIKALHIVFVTSWFAGLFYLPRIFVNLAMENQPVTTERLLLMARKLYRFMTILAIPAIGFGLWYWIATGIGRGPGSGWMHAKLFIVVLLIGYHHACGSILKKFEQGNNKRAHTWFRWFNEVPVVLLLAVVVLVVVKPF, encoded by the coding sequence ATGCTCTGGATTAAAGCACTACATATCGTTTTCGTGACGTCCTGGTTTGCAGGCTTATTTTATTTGCCGAGGATTTTCGTCAATCTGGCGATGGAGAATCAGCCGGTTACGACCGAGCGACTGCTGCTGATGGCCCGCAAGCTGTACCGGTTTATGACCATACTGGCCATTCCAGCGATAGGTTTTGGGTTGTGGTACTGGATTGCCACAGGTATCGGGCGTGGTCCCGGCAGCGGTTGGATGCATGCCAAGCTTTTTATTGTGGTGTTGCTGATTGGCTATCACCATGCCTGTGGCAGTATTCTGAAAAAGTTTGAACAAGGCAACAATAAACGCGCGCATACTTGGTTTCGCTGGTTTAATGAAGTGCCAGTCGTTTTGTTATTAGCTGTTGTGGTGTTGGTGGTAGTGAAGCCGTTTTAG
- a CDS encoding 2-hydroxychromene-2-carboxylate isomerase, whose protein sequence is MNRVCEYYFAPQSPWAYLGHQRFVDLAKKHAIRIDLKPIDLSKVFATSGGLPLAKRAAQRQAYRLTEMQRWSTHLDLPMNLQPTFFPVAGDSSAHLIIAAQLAHGTETALKLTGAIMRAVWAEQKNIADTDTLAALALDCELDGKALIKSSETASVLSEYERFTNEAIANNVFGVPWFVFNGESYWGQDRLDFLERVFPE, encoded by the coding sequence ATGAACAGAGTTTGTGAATACTATTTTGCACCGCAGTCTCCTTGGGCGTATTTGGGGCATCAGCGCTTTGTTGATCTGGCAAAAAAACATGCAATCCGGATTGATCTTAAACCGATTGATTTAAGCAAAGTGTTCGCCACTTCGGGTGGTTTGCCTTTAGCTAAACGTGCAGCACAAAGACAAGCCTATCGTCTGACAGAAATGCAGCGCTGGAGTACGCATCTGGATTTGCCGATGAATTTGCAGCCGACCTTTTTTCCGGTCGCAGGCGATTCTTCTGCACACTTGATTATTGCAGCGCAATTGGCACACGGGACTGAGACCGCACTCAAACTGACTGGTGCGATCATGCGAGCGGTCTGGGCAGAACAAAAAAATATTGCTGATACGGATACCTTGGCCGCGTTAGCACTTGATTGCGAGCTCGACGGTAAAGCTTTAATCAAATCGTCAGAAACCGCCAGCGTGTTATCTGAGTATGAGCGCTTTACTAATGAAGCAATCGCCAACAATGTATTCGGCGTGCCTTGGTTTGTATTCAATGGCGAGAGCTACTGGGGGCAAGATCGCTTAGATTTTTTGGAGCGCGTTTTTCCGGAATAG
- a CDS encoding class I SAM-dependent RNA methyltransferase, producing MTRYSYFCPCPRGLEVALAEELNEIAQLDKTLHVHTQVPGGVHCSGELRDAYSINLHSRIASRVLLRMAHSGYLNENDIYDLTLEQPWEDWFGYHHTIRVDVTAVKSPLKSLEFTTLKIKDAICDRFRDQFTQRPSVDTKNPDMRIVGFVDARNFTLYLDTSGEPLFKRGWRLETGDAPLRENLAAGLLRTAGWKPGVPLFDPMCGSGTILIEAAQMLAGIPPGLRREFAFEKFAGYKQDEWQAIKDSVKPNHVPEEPTIFGSDISGDMISMTRNNLNKAGIRFDVPLKQIEAQEIKAPTEVPGILLTNPPYGERIGLRGDSSVEPDAMATDFFSAFSSTLKQRFAGWSVFLFTADLGLPKMLRLKESRKTPFFNGALECRLFRFDMVAGFNRREEAKPKNLS from the coding sequence ATGACACGTTACTCGTATTTTTGCCCTTGCCCCCGTGGCCTGGAAGTCGCTCTCGCTGAAGAGTTGAATGAAATTGCCCAGCTGGATAAAACTTTGCATGTCCACACGCAAGTTCCCGGCGGTGTGCATTGCTCTGGTGAATTGCGCGATGCCTATAGCATCAATTTGCATTCACGCATTGCTTCGCGTGTGTTATTACGGATGGCGCATTCTGGCTATCTCAACGAAAACGATATTTATGATCTGACCCTAGAGCAGCCATGGGAAGATTGGTTTGGCTACCACCACACGATTCGTGTCGATGTGACCGCAGTCAAATCGCCATTAAAAAGTTTGGAATTTACCACCCTCAAAATTAAGGATGCGATCTGCGATCGTTTCCGCGATCAATTTACACAGCGTCCTTCGGTTGATACCAAAAATCCGGATATGCGCATCGTCGGTTTTGTGGATGCACGCAACTTTACTTTGTATCTCGATACATCAGGCGAGCCTTTGTTTAAACGCGGCTGGCGCTTAGAGACAGGCGATGCCCCTTTGCGTGAAAACCTGGCAGCGGGTTTGTTGCGGACTGCAGGCTGGAAACCCGGCGTGCCTCTGTTTGATCCTATGTGTGGCTCGGGCACTATTTTGATTGAGGCGGCACAAATGCTTGCTGGTATTCCGCCAGGTTTGCGTCGTGAATTTGCGTTTGAAAAGTTTGCCGGTTATAAGCAAGACGAATGGCAAGCGATCAAGGACAGTGTTAAGCCAAATCACGTGCCGGAAGAGCCGACTATTTTCGGCAGTGATATCTCCGGCGACATGATCAGCATGACGCGTAATAATTTGAATAAGGCAGGTATTCGTTTTGACGTGCCGTTGAAGCAAATTGAAGCGCAAGAGATCAAAGCGCCAACTGAAGTACCAGGTATTTTGCTGACCAATCCGCCCTATGGCGAACGTATTGGCCTACGCGGTGATAGTTCGGTAGAGCCTGATGCGATGGCGACCGATTTTTTCAGTGCATTTAGCAGCACGTTAAAACAAAGGTTTGCTGGCTGGAGTGTTTTCTTGTTCACCGCTGATCTGGGTTTGCCAAAGATGCTGCGTTTAAAAGAGTCGCGCAAGACACCTTTCTTCAACGGTGCCCTGGAATGTCGCTTGTTCCGGTTCGATATGGTGGCGGGCTTTAACCGCCGTGAAGAGGCCAAGCCTAAAAACTTGTCCTAA
- a CDS encoding NAD-dependent succinate-semialdehyde dehydrogenase, translating into MSNAFPLDLKDSSLLRNQAYINGAWFSFSDNFEVNNPADQSIIGTVPNLSASAAQTAIDAAQAAFPAWAAKTGKERAAVMRKWFDLMIANADDLAMLMTAEQGKPLAEAKGEVIYGASFIEWFAEEAKRVTGDVMASTWTDKRMVVLKQPIGVCASITPWNFPIAMITRKVAPAIAAGCSIVIKPAEQTPLSALAMAELAHRAGLPAGIINIVTADSERSIAVGKVLCDSPVVRHLSFTGSTPVGRILMQQCAPTVKKLALELGGHAPFIVFDDADLDAAVEGALQSKFRNAGQTCVCTNRFYAHESIYDAFVAKLAAGAKKIQVGNGMESGISQGPMIDEQAVAKVEEHVADALAKGATILAGGKKHAAGALFYEPTVLSNITNTMKIMVEETFGPVAAVIKFTTEDEVIAAANNTDFGLASYFYSRDIGRVWRVAEKLEYGMVGINTGLISNEVAPFGGVKQSGLGREGSSYGMDEYLEMKYLCMGGI; encoded by the coding sequence ATGTCTAACGCTTTCCCCCTCGATTTAAAAGACAGTAGTTTATTGCGTAATCAGGCTTACATTAATGGTGCCTGGTTTAGTTTTAGTGATAATTTTGAAGTCAATAATCCAGCGGATCAATCAATTATTGGTACCGTTCCCAACCTGAGTGCTAGCGCCGCACAAACGGCAATTGACGCTGCGCAAGCGGCTTTCCCAGCTTGGGCTGCCAAGACCGGCAAAGAGCGCGCTGCGGTAATGCGTAAATGGTTTGATCTGATGATTGCCAATGCCGATGATTTGGCGATGTTAATGACTGCTGAGCAAGGCAAACCTTTAGCCGAAGCCAAAGGAGAAGTAATTTACGGCGCCAGTTTTATCGAATGGTTTGCCGAGGAAGCAAAGCGGGTAACTGGCGATGTCATGGCATCGACCTGGACTGACAAACGCATGGTGGTGTTAAAACAGCCTATCGGCGTTTGCGCATCAATCACGCCTTGGAACTTTCCGATTGCCATGATTACGCGCAAAGTCGCTCCCGCGATTGCGGCTGGTTGCAGCATCGTAATTAAGCCAGCGGAACAAACCCCGCTATCTGCCTTGGCAATGGCGGAGTTGGCACATAGAGCCGGTCTGCCAGCAGGCATTATTAATATCGTTACCGCTGATTCAGAGCGTTCTATTGCCGTTGGTAAAGTATTGTGCGACAGCCCGGTTGTTCGGCATTTATCTTTTACTGGATCAACTCCAGTAGGGCGTATTTTGATGCAGCAATGCGCACCGACAGTAAAAAAATTAGCTCTGGAATTGGGCGGGCATGCGCCATTTATCGTATTTGATGATGCTGATCTGGACGCGGCGGTGGAAGGTGCGTTGCAATCAAAATTCCGTAATGCCGGACAAACTTGTGTGTGTACCAACCGCTTCTATGCTCATGAGTCGATTTACGACGCCTTCGTTGCAAAACTGGCTGCGGGCGCTAAGAAAATCCAGGTCGGTAACGGTATGGAGTCAGGCATCAGCCAAGGTCCGATGATTGATGAGCAGGCGGTAGCCAAAGTAGAAGAGCACGTTGCTGATGCGCTGGCGAAAGGCGCTACGATTTTAGCTGGTGGTAAAAAACATGCAGCCGGCGCTTTATTCTATGAGCCGACGGTACTGTCTAACATTACCAATACGATGAAAATTATGGTCGAGGAGACCTTTGGCCCAGTAGCTGCCGTCATCAAGTTTACAACCGAAGATGAGGTGATTGCGGCGGCTAACAATACTGATTTTGGACTGGCATCGTATTTCTATTCCCGTGATATTGGTCGCGTATGGCGCGTTGCTGAAAAGCTGGAATATGGCATGGTCGGTATTAATACTGGTTTGATTTCGAATGAGGTCGCGCCGTTTGGTGGGGTTAAGCAATCTGGCCTGGGACGCGAGGGTTCTAGCTATGGAATGGATGAATATCTTGAGATGAAATACTTGTGCATGGGCGGTATTTAA
- a CDS encoding multidrug effflux MFS transporter: MSNSPTPEATPPAALPSHLQVVSAGALATLLAALAMLGPFSIDTYLPAFPAIQSSLQASPIEVQQTLTAYMLSFSIMTLWHGALSDAFGRRNVILVSLAVFAVASFGCASVHTIHYLWGFRILQGVSAGAGVVVGRAIIRDMYSGAPAERLLSLVTMIFSIAPAIAPILGGWIVSYFSWRSIFLLLFVYTLILFWACYKRLPESLPIEKRQPFSAEFLWKSYKMVFKSPLFHLKAGTIAFNFAGLFLYVSAAPAFITQHLKLGPDQFGWQFIPSVAGIFLGALAANRLAGRISVWKQVNIGFCFLIGASLFNVIYHAIWPAMLPWSVMPLFFYCFGMSLVAPGATLLVLDLFPTIRGIVASCQSAAVTMLGAVVAGMVAPALDHSSLTLAIGQLVFASLGMISWYSGRLYWRSMTNQKQNAWETVG; this comes from the coding sequence ATGTCTAATAGTCCTACACCAGAAGCGACTCCGCCAGCAGCACTGCCTTCTCACTTGCAAGTGGTGAGCGCTGGCGCTCTCGCAACGCTGCTCGCAGCGCTGGCAATGTTGGGGCCATTTTCAATTGATACTTATCTGCCCGCATTTCCGGCAATTCAGTCGAGTTTGCAGGCGAGTCCAATTGAAGTTCAGCAGACGTTGACTGCCTACATGCTGTCTTTTTCCATCATGACCCTATGGCACGGCGCTTTGTCGGACGCGTTCGGGCGCCGGAATGTAATTTTGGTGTCGCTGGCTGTTTTTGCCGTAGCTTCCTTTGGCTGTGCATCTGTCCATACGATTCATTATTTGTGGGGCTTTAGGATTTTGCAGGGTGTTTCTGCGGGCGCTGGTGTGGTGGTTGGACGCGCAATTATCCGTGACATGTACTCAGGTGCTCCCGCTGAGCGCTTGCTTTCTCTGGTAACAATGATTTTTTCTATTGCTCCGGCAATTGCACCTATTTTAGGCGGTTGGATAGTCAGCTATTTCAGCTGGCGTAGTATTTTCCTCTTACTTTTTGTCTATACCCTGATTTTATTTTGGGCGTGCTACAAGCGGCTGCCAGAATCTTTGCCTATCGAAAAGCGTCAGCCTTTCAGTGCAGAGTTTTTGTGGAAAAGTTACAAGATGGTGTTTAAGTCCCCGCTATTTCATCTTAAAGCCGGCACGATTGCGTTTAATTTTGCAGGCCTTTTTTTGTATGTTTCCGCCGCGCCAGCGTTTATTACTCAGCATTTAAAGCTGGGGCCAGATCAATTTGGCTGGCAATTTATTCCCTCAGTCGCAGGCATATTTTTAGGTGCACTGGCGGCGAATCGCCTTGCAGGGAGAATTTCTGTTTGGAAGCAAGTCAATATCGGCTTTTGCTTCCTGATCGGAGCCTCTTTATTTAACGTGATTTACCACGCGATTTGGCCAGCTATGCTGCCCTGGTCAGTGATGCCCTTGTTTTTCTACTGTTTTGGTATGTCGCTGGTTGCTCCTGGCGCTACCTTGCTTGTCCTCGATTTATTTCCTACAATCAGAGGGATAGTGGCCTCTTGCCAGTCTGCTGCTGTTACGATGCTTGGAGCAGTAGTGGCGGGTATGGTAGCGCCTGCACTGGATCATTCCAGCCTGACCTTGGCTATCGGGCAATTGGTATTTGCATCTCTGGGAATGATCTCTTGGTACTCGGGGCGTTTGTACTGGCGCAGTATGACAAATCAGAAGCAAAATGCATGGGAGACCGTGGGATAA